The sequence GGGACGAGTAGCCGACCAGCGGGATCGGGTCCTCCACCGCGAGCGGGAAGCCGGGAAGCCGGGAAGCCGGGAAGCCGGGAAGCAACTTATCCCCAACTGGGACCACGCCTCTTTATCGTGTCCGTCATCACCCATAGAATAGTACACATGTTCGAATCGGCGAAGCGCGAACCCATTCCAGGAGCCACCTCCGGGCACGCCGATGCCCGCCCGCCAGTCGACCCACCTCTCGACCCACCAGTCGAGTTGCCGGCGATCCCCACACCGGAGGACGCCCGGGCGTTAATCGCCCTTCGCGCGTCCCTCGCCGGCATGATTCCCGCCGCCACGATATCCACCAGCCTTGATGTCTCCGGCCCTGGCTCCTCTGACCATGATTCCGATGCCGCCTCCACGGCCTCCCCGGTCTCCACCGCCGCCCCCGCCGCCCGCGATGCAGCGCGCGCTCCCAAGCCTCGCTTCGGTCCGAGCGAGGCGGAACTGGCAGCCGTGGCACGCGAGGCCGAGGCCATCACCCGGATCCGCGCGTTGGAGGACCTCAAGGCCGCCTGCGCTGCGGCTCAGGCCCGCGAGACGGCGGCCCTCCACCAACACCGACACCGCGAGGAAGCTGCTCGCGGTATCCCGGAGTCCCAGCGCGGGCGCGGACTGGGGTCTGAGATTGCGCTGGCCCGCCGCGTGAGCCAACAGCGTGGCAGCATCCAGCTGCGCCAGGCCCTCCACTTCACCGGAGATTTGACGAACACCCTCTCCGCCCTGCAATGCGGCCAGATCAGCGAGGAACATGCAGCCACGGTGGAACGGCACACCCATTGGCTCCCCGAACAGGCCCGCCGGAGCGTCGATTCCACGCTGGCGGACCGGCTCCCCGAGTTGGGGATTCGCGATCTCCTACTGGAAACCCAGGCGTTGGCCCATCGCACAGATCCGGAAGCGGCAGCGGAGCAGTACGACCAAGCCGTGGCCACCCGGCATGTGAACCTCAAGCCCGCTGAGAACGGCATGGCCTATCTGACGGCCCTCCTGCCCGCGCTGGAAGCCGCTGCCTGCTATCAGGCCCTGACCGACCAGGCAGGGACGGAAGTGGCCTTCGGGGAAGCCGAGGGGCGCAGCCCCCAGCAGGTCCTCACCGACGTCATGGTCGAACGTCTCACCGGCCGCAGCAAGGGCGAGGCCTCCCCGGTGGAGGTCCAGCTCATCATGACTGACGCCGCACTGTTCGCCGGTGACAACGAGCCCGCGTGGATCCCCGGCCACGGCCCCCTCCCGGCCGCCGTCGCCCGGAAACTACTCGCCGGCACCGGAGCATCCGGCGCCGCTGGACCATCCGCATACTCCGAGGCCGCCAAGACTGCCGAAACTGCCGAGATCTCTGAGGCCCGGGTATTCCTGCGCCGGCTCTACACATCACCCGAGACCGGACAACTCGTGGCCATGGACTCGCAGCGTCGTGAGTTCTCCGGAAAACTACGGCGCATGATCGTTCTGCGGGACAATATCTGCCGCACGCCGTACTGCGGGGCGCCCATCCGGCATATCGACCATGCCACGCCTCATCGCCAGGGCGGCCCCACCAGTTACGGCAACGGTTCCGGCCTCTGCGCTCGCTGCAACTACACCAAGGAACACCCTGGATGGTCTCATCGAGCATCCCCGAACAAACTCGAGATCACGACCCCAACGGGACACCGCTATTCCAGTCGGTCCCGGCCCCTCTCGGCACCACCCAACGCATCCGCCCTGGATTCGTCCGCATCGCCGAACGCATCCGCACCTGCCATCACCGCTGTCTCCACCCTGGGGCCCAACCCTGTCACTGACATTGGAGTTGAAATTGGCATGGGAGTTGGCGCTGGAGTTGGCGCCGGCATTGGGGTCGACGCTGGCCCTGC comes from Citricoccus muralis and encodes:
- a CDS encoding DUF222 domain-containing protein yields the protein MFESAKREPIPGATSGHADARPPVDPPLDPPVELPAIPTPEDARALIALRASLAGMIPAATISTSLDVSGPGSSDHDSDAASTASPVSTAAPAARDAARAPKPRFGPSEAELAAVAREAEAITRIRALEDLKAACAAAQARETAALHQHRHREEAARGIPESQRGRGLGSEIALARRVSQQRGSIQLRQALHFTGDLTNTLSALQCGQISEEHAATVERHTHWLPEQARRSVDSTLADRLPELGIRDLLLETQALAHRTDPEAAAEQYDQAVATRHVNLKPAENGMAYLTALLPALEAAACYQALTDQAGTEVAFGEAEGRSPQQVLTDVMVERLTGRSKGEASPVEVQLIMTDAALFAGDNEPAWIPGHGPLPAAVARKLLAGTGASGAAGPSAYSEAAKTAETAEISEARVFLRRLYTSPETGQLVAMDSQRREFSGKLRRMIVLRDNICRTPYCGAPIRHIDHATPHRQGGPTSYGNGSGLCARCNYTKEHPGWSHRASPNKLEITTPTGHRYSSRSRPLSAPPNASALDSSASPNASAPAITAVSTLGPNPVTDIGVEIGMGVGAGVGAGIGVDAGPAGRRRGSRDPACSTDSPVTVRLPAPTPSLAAGRRRDLEGHRTHEHIRTVDHMRPRMRPGTRVEYARAA